Genomic segment of Dromaius novaehollandiae isolate bDroNov1 chromosome 6, bDroNov1.hap1, whole genome shotgun sequence:
GTAGTCCAGTCAAAAATATATGATTTGCTTCCTTGTATGACACACCTTAAGTGGAATGCATTAAGAGTTTTTATGCTGACACAGCTACTGTTGTTATCCCtaagattttaaatatatgttgGGAGTACAGGACTGAGCTCCATGTGCCAAGTATTGCTTCAGGCTAGACTTTAGTCCTCCTTTGTGCATTAGTGATAACTAATGCTGATGCAATTTCTTCAACTTTCTAGCGCAACAAAGCTTGATCGCCTTCTCCATATTGGTTTTAATAGAGTAGATTTCTAGGCCTTCAGTCCTGGCATTCTTCAGTGTGATGAGGTGAAGGAAAAGTTTTACACTGAGTCTATGTACAAAATGCTAACTTGAATTAAATAAGTTAAAACTGTACCAATACTTCTGGACCACACTCTGGTTCATAAATGAAGCAGGCAGATAACCTGATATGTACTGTATCATGCATGGGAATACTCatttaaatgttaaatattttagtttcCCACGGAGTGGTTTTCAGGTAATTCAGAGTAGTGAAATAGTATGTCACTGCATCTCTGCATCAGAAACACTCGTATGAGTGGCAGACAATGTGAGCATTTGTAACTAAAGCCTCTAGTGAGGAAGATACATGACTCAACTTCAGTGACGTTCAGGACTTCAGTGTCCTGGCATCAATATAGGCTTAATCTCATTTGTTTGGTGCAAGTACTTTGACTCTATGTGGAGAAAAGGTCAGTTTGGCTCAGGGAGAAAACGACTTTTGGTATGTACTGCATTCATGTTGGAATCAATCCAGCCAAGGTATCGGGTAACTCTGGTGTAGACACCGGGCTTGTTTTCCTTTGCACAGCCATCTCCCCAGCTGACAATCCCATAAAGCGTCATCCTGCCATTGTGCTCGCAGACCATGGGGCCACCGGAGTCTCCCTGACAATGGAAAGAGAATATGTTAGCCTGTTTTCTGCAGATGAAGCCTTTATCACAGGGTCTCTGTGactattatttttctaaaatggaaAGAACTAGCAAACACCTATGAATTAAGGTTTAATTTTTGAGCACACTGCATAGATAGAACAGAATGCTCAGCAATTAGCTGCGATTAGCACATGGTCTATAAGGTAAGACATTCTCCAGTCCACCCTACCTGGGCACAGAGGGAATAGTTATCTTGCACAAAGTGCTCTGCACTATGTTTATAATCACAGATATTAGGTTAGTTACTAAAGGTCAAAGCTAGCATATGCAGTTCTATATCACAGAGTTGGAATCAGTTGTCTCTGCCCATTGGCTGTACTGAATTCCCTTTAAATAAAAGACTCTTCTGGCTAGCAAAATTATAAGATATCAACAGCTGATCAGTGCAATGTAGAGATTAGGGTGGAAAACATGATCTAAGatagttttacaaaataaaactagTTTTTACCTTGCATGCATCAGTTTTCCATGTGGAATCTCCAGCACAGACCATGTTGTCAGTAACTCTGATATTGTCATAGTATTCATGTGTGCATTTTCTCTGTGATATTAAATTCACATTAGCTGACATCAGTCTTTGAGCGTAGTAAATGTCATCTGCAAAAAAAGGAGGTATTTAGACTATTTTCACactccaagaggaaaaaaaaatactgctagtCTTCAATAAAGAAATTAACATGACCTTTCCAGTTGTGTTTTGGGGCTCATATTTCCAGTTTATACAGCATTGTTTTACTTTAAGACTTATTCATTAATATTAAGAGTGAAAACAAGTATTCCAAATGCAAACTGTaaaatttatcttaatttttaGAGAAAGAATTTGATGACAGTTTTTAGAGCTAAATTCTGTTCAGATGCAATCCTTGCTTAATACTCCAACATAACTTTCAATTCTTCCCCTCCTCACTCTTATCAGGGgggactgcatttttttttttaatctttgtttacTTTAGATGGTTGAAAAAAGTGAGAGAAGCATAAGATAGAAAATGCCATGGACAACTGAAGATAATAGCAAAAACaatctttcaaaagaaatacacATGGGGAATACACAATAGCAGCAGGGAGGCTTTGAATCATTTGCAGATCATGGTATAAAAGGCAGCTTGTTTACATGCCCAGTTTATataattgtgtttattttatttgactCTGGTGGGTCTTGGTTGTTACTAGCATTAACAGTCACAAATGTAACTGGTTTTTAAGAGTGACTACAAGCAATATTGAGTGTTGTAAGGTAATCTTCATGCATTTGAGGGGAGGAAGACCACCAAGTGAAGGGCATTGCAGTAGCACGTTACTATGAAAACTATTTCTGACTTTTAGAGTTAAAGCTGGATACTCTTAGAGCAATGTGATATGCTTCTGTATGTATTATGAACTATGTGGCTTCAGTGTACCATTCCTGAAGTACACTGTGccttgatttttatcttttgaagaaagaagaaacaccTTACTGAAATCTGTAAAAACAAAGTCTGGAACAACACAGCTTTGGTCAAGTTTTTCACCTTTAAGATAGAGGCTTTATATACTAGGCAGAGTAATGCTTAATAGTTTTCCttgttgtatttaaaatataagaGGCTGCCATGTTGCTTGAGTACAGCTTTGGTAAGAGAAATTATTCACTTACAAAAATCCTGTTTTCCATAGCCAGAAATTTCACACTGGGTATCGTCTGGTAGGTAAAGGTTCTTCTCTGGCAAGCAGACTGTTCTGACATATTTGGTTTCTACTGCACACTGTCCAGAAGTTGTCTTTATTCTTATCAAAGCTACATAAAAAAGGTCAGAGCAGATCAGTTAGATTTGTAAAGCAAGTTTTTCCCTCATGATTTCTTTGAAAATGGAAGCATCTGGTAAAGTGATTACATCTAGTTCAGTTATATCTGGTTGCCCTCATCACTTAAGGAATGACACCGGTCATTATCATAGTGAAAACTAAATTTTTCCAACATTGAAACGGGCAAATATCCCAACTTGAACTTGCTCCCTGGAAGGATAGCAGGTGGGAATAACTGGGGGAAGATTTCTCTCAAAAGGCATTTTCAGCAGCCTCTCACTGTTCTAAGACCTCAGTTTCCTGACTGGCTGTGAAGGTTGGCCTCTGGTGCCCTGCTGAAGAGAAGACAGTTTCTACTGCACCACTCACTAGAAGGGCTTAAGGAACTATTCTGAGTCTTTTTTCCTAATGGCAGGAATTTGGAAGGGGTGGTAGAATATGTGTCAAGTACAAGAGTGAGGGATCTACTTCATTAAGTTACAAAAACCTATGTCTATGCTTTTGTTGGTTTAGAGAGGGGCTTATGAAAGCTGTATTTACAGGGTTAATTCAAACCACCTTTATGTAAGTGGAAAAATCTTACTCACTGTAAGCCTAGTTCTCAGAAGCACCTGGCTCCTGTTCCCCTTCATCTGTTCTTTGGTTCTAGTTATTTTAGTGGAAGTACACCATAATCATGTAATCTTCACAGCTATCCTCAGTGCTTTAAAGGCTCATGTTAAGATGACACTTACCAATATCATTCTCATTGCCACCTGTCTCATCTGTAAAGTCAGGGTGAGAGATGATCTCATCCACCATGAACACTTGTTCTTTATTATCAGTAGCATTCAGTATGGACTTTCCGAGGAAGACTTTGTAGGCTGATTTGTGTTTTGACCTGAGTGAAAATAAAGAGATTCATGAAGACTACTTGAAACAGAAGTCAGTGGTCCTTGACCTCACTCTAAGAGATCATGTTTAATACTGAAAAGCAAGATTTAGCTTTGAAGGATGATCCAATATTCTGGACTCCTGATTTGCCATTTTAAGTCAATATGAACTAGATGTTCAGACATTTTGAGCTGCACATCTACCTGACTGCTGCTAGTGCCAGGCATTGGCAATGGGATTTTCTCCAGAAGGCTAAGAGAATCAGTTTTCCACAAGGTATTGCTAGGTGTATTGTTCTTAAAAGTTATACTGAAAGGTGATGAGCTGTTAAATTTGAGGAACAGCTAACAAATTGGAACCAAGGTTTCATTCTGACTAGATTGTTTAATTTGCATATCCatcaaaatgtttgcattttgctAGCTCATTTTGCTAGACTTATGCTCTCAAAGGCTTATTGTTCATGGCTACTCTTCATGTTTTGAAGAGTCAAAAAAAATAGTCCCAGTAGCATAGATTTTCAAGGGTGTCAAGCTTTGCACAGTGAGTATTGCGCAAAGAAATCAGTTGACAAAAGTCAAAAATAGGACAAATGCAGAGCTATGAAGTACTAGAACTTACTGAGCATGGAAACAGTGTGCTGCTGTAAGCACCCAGCAAGGGTCAATGAGGCTGCCACCACAAAGAAAATGGTCAATGCCCTTTGTGTTTTGGAAGATGCCAGCTATCCAAGGCTGAGACTCAACCTCTGTGTGACTTCCACTAACAATCTTGAAGTACTTGCTGAAGCTCCTTTGACCACATGTGGGCTCTGTGAAAGGAAGAATTTTGTTGAGATGTGCTTACAACAGGCAGATACCAACTTTGTCCTGAAATCAGTTGTCTTGAAAACCACTGTGGCTTACCACTTTCTTTGCGACACTTCTGTATATTGCAAGGTCTTTCTTGAATGCTGAACCCCTTTTTGGTGTAACACCAGGGCCTGCTCCTTCCATTGGGATTTCTGGAAGATAAAGGAAGTGTTCTTTTCATAAACACAGTTTGTAAGTGCTAGTATCTTAAAATTCTAACTGTTCCGAAAAGGATAAAGATTTCGAGATATGCCAAAGAAATTAACTTACAAGAGGACACATGTTTGATCGCAAAATTGGCAGTTCATTTTGTTATAGCTGGTACTTCTTGTAGGACCATTACTGTAGCATTCCCATTCTGGGAATTTTGCAGTACCATCAACTTCAGTGAAAAATGAGAACTCTAGACACTTCAGAGAGCCAAGTTTCCAATATTTCTAATCAAAATTCATCTCCAGAAAACTGTAGTGCTCCTTTGATCATGTACCATCACTACAGGCACTTCTGGGAATATGTGACAACAGAATATATCACAGGAAAAGTGATACATTAACTTACCTGCAGTAACTGTGTTTGCCCAGTCCAAGGTGCAAGGCATTCTTCAAGTCAGTGTGGTAACTACCCCTCCTGATTACTGAGGGGAGGTCCCATGGCAGACATTCCTTTTCTGTTGCAATTCCTCTATAGTCCTCACCATTCTCAGTGTAGCATGTGCTGTCAGTGTCTGCAAAATAAATTTAAGCTAGCATCATGTTCTTGCTTACAGTTGTTCTGAGATAGAAATAACCATATGGATCCatgtaatgaaacaaaaatattcttgcatTACACTTGAAAACAGATGATGCAAAATCTGGACTGGTTATTCTTATTAAATTTGTTTCATATTAATGTTCTGCACCAAGTATCTTATGTTTTAAAGCATATATATTGCTTGTTTAATGGTTTCAGTAACCATCACAATTTAATCAGTTCTTCCTGCACTTTTGGACACTCCCAAACAAATTCATTGTACTTTACAAACTGAAACATTAGTGAAGAGGCAGAGACAAAAAGATGTCAAAGATCATGACTTTGCTCCAATAACCTATTTCTCTTTTGCCTAATTATCAGTATAAAGTGCTAAAGAATATCCAGTCATACTTTTATCTGTAGTACTTTCAATTGGCATTTCATATTCatgatttgcttattttttttataaatcttTTCAATAGAGTAAGTTAGTATTAAGTAGGAAAAGATGGATACTCTACCAATTTCACAGTTAATTCCACTGTATCCTTCTGGGCATAAGCAACGATTGATTCGGTTAAAGAGGTAATAGGTAATGCAGGTTCCTCCATTTAAACAGTTGCAATCTACAAGTGAAAGACCAGGAATCAGAGTTAAAACAGTTGAATAGCATTGTAAAGTGAATTGTAGCTGCAACCTAAATGATAGGAATCGTTAGAGTCTTCCTTGTATGAATCTGCTAATTGCAGGTTAACAAACTGGTTTTAGGCTAAAGTAGAACTGGCAGATATTTACCCTTGTGTTGTGATCCGTATTTAAGTTGTGGCTTGTAGTGCTTCTTGCTGTAAGCCTAGAGAAAGAAACGGGAAAAAAAGGCATACAAATTTTTAAGGAAGCAGTttcttttgtggttttattttctgctaaTTTTTATACAACTCTGATGCCTGACATTATGGGCCCAAGCTCTATTCCCTATTGCAGACCTTCTTGTTCAGCAGTTTAAAGTTACGTGCACATGGTTACCAGCTGAACCTGCTCTGTGGAGTCTCCTTGTTGACTAAGGAGGCAGAACTCTACTTGAGCaaaccagagaagaaaaaacagaaaacccccaaaaccaaacTGGGCCACTGCATCAGGTCAACACTGTGGTTGTATATCTGCCACAAAGACCTAAGCAGCTTTCAAGGGTCAGTGTCCCTAGAACAGAGGGAGGCGGTCTTCACCTCTCAGCCACCAAGCAGTGCAGCATAGACCCAGCTCCCTTTCTGTTTCTGGTGAACTTGGTGCTCCATGGCTGTGCATGGAGTAATAGCCAGCAGATTTACACAACAGTAGATTTGACCTGCATTTCAGATCACGCATCTGGAGGATCTGACGTACAGGCTGGACTTTTACTCTAACGGAGAAAGAGAGAAGGTTAGGCTTTCCCAGAGGTCGAGTGGGCTAGCCTGAGCTAAAACAAGTCATGTTTACAATATAGTTCCATAATTTGGTGAATGGCTCTGTTGATAGATATCAGCTGTCATACAAATCAATAGTCAAAATATTCAGTCAGATCTGTTGCTCCTTTCTTAACATCACACTCTTTCAAGTAGGGGAAAGTGGGAATTTAAAGCCCAGTATCCGCCTCCATGAAAATCCAGCAAGTTCTTAGTACTTGGTGTCCAGGTTTGAAttgcattaagaaaaatataaaagctaCTGCATTATGTCCTCCTCATTTGGATTCTCTAGAAGAGATCCTAATGTGGAACAGAAacgcagaaggaaaaacagagctCCAAATGTTTCATGGAGGTATATATGCAGCAGATGCATAGGTATGTGCAAATGCAGCAAAAAGCAGAATGCTAGCAGAAAGTCTAGTTCACTGTCCAAAGCAGAAGTATAgtcaaaaacaggaaaaacagaagtgGTTCCAAGTGGATGGCCCCATGTATTTCAAAACTTACAGAATCTAGTCGTGTGACAAGTGTGGCCAGAGTTACTGTGCAGATGATGAATAACTTCATGATGTTAGGTAACTTCTCACTTTGTTCCTCTTCTGTCTGTATTATTTTGATTCTGAAAATAAAGAGGAATTTAGTAACATGTTGTAGCTTGAAGTGCCAGCTTGCTCATTTCTGTTGTGTTCATTTGGTTTCAGGACATGTCACACAATTCAgttgacagaaaaataaagaattgaCTTAGTGTGGGCTATCTGCTTATTATCCCAcaattttatacatttataaataCAATCAGATTTATTATTGTTCAACTGAAGCAGAGACAGGGAAATTGGAAAAATCCACATAGTAGTTACTGCAGTATAGACTAATGCAGTTAGTCTAGAAATTGGCAGATTTATTTAGTTGCTGTGCAGTGGTGTGTATCTATTTAATTTGATATTACTACTTTTTAACAAGATTTCAAGAAGCACTTAACATCTACTTCTAGGACCAAAGGATCTGAAAGGGAAAGCTCCTTTTCTTCCTGGTACCTCCATAGTTGCTGACTGGAGCTTTTTGACGCTGGGCATTTGTGTAAGCCTGGCCATCTCATTTAGTGCCTCTGACCACTGCAAACTCTTGAAAATCTGGTCTTGAGGTTACCTCCTCACTTGTTTATAATATTAAAAGGCTAACAACATATTCTGTTTGATTTCTTTGTATGCAGCTGCCTCTTGTAGCCAAGCATACATAGCAATCTTCACAGAAGTGACAGTTAAACTAACTCATAAAAGTGATAGAGGGAAAAAAGCTATGAAGTACTAATTtgcccccttttttaaaaaaaatgcaatgtaagtCATGGGAATTTAGTTGTTCTTGAAAGAATTAAAAAGTATCCTcagtttcaaagaaaagaaaaactgaagatgCCTGGGAACTTTGGTTAGTTTCACATTAGCAAGTAGTGCAATGCAATAATTAGGAGAGGACACACAGAACAGAGTTGGCACTGACAACCTGCTCTGCACTATCTGCTTGAGTTTTGTCCCATGGACTGAGTGCCCCCTGATATTTGAAAcacatctttcatttttgtttgttcgAAAGAAATAGTTTAAGAACTCTAAAACTATCCCATGGTGTGACCCAAAGCATGGGAAATGGAGAGGATCagtaaattcattaaaaaaagccaaCCTGATCCAAACCAAAACACTAACATAGATGCACCCTTTGTTTATAAGCAATGCAGGTTTCATaatgcaaaaaagcaaatcatGCCTCCAGTACTCAGGCATGCAcacttttcaaattaagtttatATTGCAGTAGATGTATTTTTCTCTTAAGCTCTGATCATGTTAAGAtaattattttaacatatttggCAAGTAAGCAAATAATTTGTCACTCATTACTATAATTACTTTCTCAGGCCCAACCCTTAGCATCACAAATAGCAGTGCAGCTGATTTCTTATCAAAATTATGTTACATTGCTAAAATCTGGAACACAGAACAGATCTTTGCACTGCTACAACGTTAGGATGCATGCAATTGGGATTCGCTTTAATTTAAAGAGCCAGCAGCGGGTTCTGCTCTCGGCCGGACTGCCGCCTGGCAGCCCGCTCCTGCCCGCGACGTGCCACTTACCACCCCGGCGACGCGGCGCGCTGCAGTGCCCGGCacaggctgctgcggcggcggcgggcgggcgctataaaggccgggccggggcgggccggggccgcccccccgccgccggggcggagcggagcggagcggagcggctcGCCGGGCCCGCCGGGTCCgctcggcggcgccgcccgccttCCCGCGCCGCCAACTGCGAACGCCTCGGCGCAAACAAAAACTCTAGGGGTGACTCAAAGGGGAAATTTCAAATGATGCTTTTTAGTTTCGGAGCAGGGGCGAGAGAGTGGCCGGGGCGAGCGAACAACGTCTCTGTTGCTTACAGCTACGCAGCATTTGAAATTAGATCTCTGTAATGAGTTGCTTTGCTTCATGTACCATGATAGGCAGCAATTTCGTAAGAAGTATTTAAAAATTGAAAGAGAAACGTGAGtgacagctgggaaaaaaatgactAGTGTTGAAACATGCCTAGAGACATGAACAAGTGATGTtgtattttattcatatttatatgGCGCTATCCATAATGAAAGAAACACAAGTGATTTACTGTCCGAGGGTCAAATGGATTTATAGATGTGGAGTAGAGCAGAATTTTCCCCATACATTAGGAAGATTATTTCTTAGGTAAAGCGCAGCCCATTGGGAGGGAGTAGTGGGCCAGACGTGCGTGCTAGAAGCCCAGGATGTGTTTTTAGAGAGCAGAGACCGGCCAACAGATGGAATCTATTACAGCGCAGGGCTCACAGCAGGGGGTAGACTCTTATTCTTCAAAGCCGCTTATATCTCCCTCACTCCGAAGCACTGTTCTCCTCCTGAGAAATTGGTCATGGCTTTCCCGTAACAATATTTTCTGTCTTCCAAAGGAAAATGCAAGGTAGAGTCATTACCTCAGAGGTGGATGTGGACATGGACGTCAGCTGACACACACTACCTAAGAATGCAGGCCCCCCAAAATATATACTCTTTCCTAAGCCCCATCTAATGTGATTTTTCATATTATGCTTTGACATTGTAGCAGAACACCAGCACATAGCATTTGTGGGGATATTCTTAGTATTTCGCTTCCGGTACTGCAGCTAAGGCTAAGGACTAAGCTGAGGCAGGTCTCTCTGTGGTCTTTCTTCACAGGCCAGTTCAGAGCAGGAACGTACCTGAATTTCCCTCTGGAGGAACGTTCTTCATAACTGGGCAATTCCGAGCTTCAGGAGACCTCGCTTCTATGTTTGACACCTAGCTTTGGTGATAGGAATATGGCTTAGgtttcttcttccctccccacaTTCTGTTTGTGTCAAGTCTGTGGTACAGCCATACTCTCATTCGGGCAGCAGTTGCTTATACTCtctattcctttttgttttatgttcAGCTTTTCAGGCTCATGTCAGAACAGACATCATCTCCACTGAAGTTGGGCTGAATTCATGTTCACTGAATGGCAAATGAGTCAAAAGAAATAGATTAAGCTGGAAGTCCAAAAGTGAAGATAGGTAAGgaacaaatcttttaaaattcagtaaaGTCATTTTGCTCTGTCTCTGCAGGACTGAATATATCAACATCACAAACAAATAGATCCTCTAAGTAATATGGCAGATAATATCAAGGTAGAATCCCCATTACAACTCTGTTTACTTTAGAGGAGTGACTTTCAAGTAAATTTATCCTAAGAAATAAATTCCAGGAAAAAGAGAATCTAGATTTTAGCAGCAATCAGCAACATTTACTGCCTTAATTAATTTTAATGCACCTCCATTACATAATAAGAAGTCAGTCTTCCACACCTGCTGGGCTATGCCTTGACTATCATTCTCTCTGGACTCTCATCATCCCTTGCAGGTAGTTTCAGCTCTTTGCTGAAGGTGGTGAAAGTTTGTGAAATTTTTTGTGGATAAAAATTTTAAACTGTAATCCCATCTGTCTTTCAGTTTTTACAAGGGCTAAATGACAATGctaaacaagaaaaataagaaaggggACTAATTTATCTAAGTAGTTAAATATAATTCAGAATCATGCTATGTTTTTTATACTGCTTTTACCTCCAGTTTACCATTTGTCATATGTCAATCCTTTCATGAGAAGGTAAGTACAGTAACTTATGTTTTGTTGGTTCACTGCTAGTTAGATCTGCAGTGGTACGTGTGAGTCCTGGGCAGCTATGAGagccctctctctctttctagaAACAGAGGGAATATATGTTCAAATTATATTCAGATATCTTCAGAAAGAAGGCATGACATCTATCAGCAATTTCAAAACAGTGTGTAAATAATGTGGAATGGAGAtagaagaaggaaataaagccTCTGTGGAAGAGTCCTTAACCTCCAGATGAGGACTAGTAAACTAGATTGAATGAGGATAGAAGTGGCCAAATCTCTGAAAGTGTACGTAACACAGTACAGTCCACACGTCCTGTCTTTGGGAAACGCCTCACTCCTGTATTTGCTACCCTCACTCCTCTCAGGGGGAAAAAGACTCTCCGAGGAACAGCACAGAAGCTGAGAGGCTTGTGGAGATGAGGCTGATGGATAGGGAGGAAGAATGTCCTGGGTCATTATTCTATTCCTTGGGGTGAGCAGGGAGGGGACTAGTTGCCAAAGAGAGGTGGGATCTGCCAGGGCTGGGCAGATTCAAAACTCCCTTATTCTACCACTTGTCACATATTTGAGTTTTACTGAAATACTCTGTAACTTTATCCTTAAGAATAAAATATATCCGAAAGGCCTCCAGGGGAAGTGATCTTGACAGCGGTGTTGCTCTGTTTCAGTCAGGTTGGTAACAGTTACCGATCAGAAAGAGTCTGCCAGGTTTACGATACCATTTTAGTGCCATCTACTTCCTTTAGTCTGAATACATTCACCTAGAGAGGTGGATGAATGATACTTGAATGACTGAACTGAAACTACAGTTTAGCAGAGAGATACCCAAGCTAGCTGTAAATGAGTTTGCTTTGGTACCGCATGCAGTCTCAAAGCAAACAAGGCAGTGTGGTTTCCATCAGCACTAAGTGAGTCTTGGGGAAGCAGAAT
This window contains:
- the PLAU gene encoding urokinase-type plasminogen activator — encoded protein: MKLFIICTVTLATLVTRLDSAYSKKHYKPQLKYGSQHKDCNCLNGGTCITYYLFNRINRCLCPEGYSGINCEIDTDSTCYTENGEDYRGIATEKECLPWDLPSVIRRGSYHTDLKNALHLGLGKHSYCRNPNGRSRPWCYTKKGFSIQERPCNIQKCRKESEPTCGQRSFSKYFKIVSGSHTEVESQPWIAGIFQNTKGIDHFLCGGSLIDPCWVLTAAHCFHAQSKHKSAYKVFLGKSILNATDNKEQVFMVDEIISHPDFTDETGGNENDIALIRIKTTSGQCAVETKYVRTVCLPEKNLYLPDDTQCEISGYGKQDFYDIYYAQRLMSANVNLISQRKCTHEYYDNIRVTDNMVCAGDSTWKTDACKGDSGGPMVCEHNGRMTLYGIVSWGDGCAKENKPGVYTRVTRYLGWIDSNMNAVHTKSRFLPEPN